The following are encoded in a window of Paenibacillus polymyxa genomic DNA:
- a CDS encoding winged helix-turn-helix transcriptional regulator — translation MGKKKYNISVEATLEVIGGKWKCVILCHLTHGKMRTSELKRMMPSITQKMLTQQLRELEEDGIVNRISYNQVPPKVEYELSEYGCSLKGILDSLCAWGERHIIKEYGDKSAVLEDNILNNL, via the coding sequence TTGGGGAAGAAAAAATACAATATCTCTGTTGAGGCGACGTTAGAGGTGATCGGTGGGAAATGGAAATGCGTCATTCTGTGTCATTTGACACATGGAAAGATGCGGACAAGCGAATTAAAACGGATGATGCCTTCCATAACACAAAAAATGCTGACTCAGCAGCTTCGTGAATTAGAGGAAGACGGCATTGTCAATCGGATTAGCTATAATCAGGTTCCACCCAAGGTGGAGTACGAGCTTAGTGAATATGGATGTAGTCTGAAAGGCATTTTAGATTCTCTTTGTGCTTGGGGAGAAAGACATATTATTAAAGAATACGGGGATAAATCTGCGGTTTTGGAAGATAACATTCTGAATAATTTGTAA